The DNA sequence TGTTTGCGTTTGGGGCGGCCACGCACGCGCCGCGGCGGCAGCCACGACTGACGAGTCCCGCCGCCCAGGAGAAACACGCCCACCGGCGTCCGAGACCAGCTGCTTGTCCACAGCGCGGCGGATGGTCTGGCTAAACTGCGCCGTCGCGACGCCAGCGTCAGTGATGCGCGGGCTCCGAGACCCTGCGCCGCGGCGCGGCGGTCGTGGAACACGTGCACGCTAGGCGGCGCGCCCAAAGCCGCAAAGCACCAGGCCTCGCCCGGCTGCACCTTGTGGACGCCCGCGTAGACGCAGCTCGTGTCGGGCACGTACCCCAGCTCGAAGAAGTCCGCGGCCGCCGCGGGGGCTCACCGCCAGTTCCAGCCCGGGCACCGGGCGCAGGGCGCCAGCTCCGACGCGAACGCGACCCCGTGGGCGGATGACTGTGGCGCCACGTACAGCGGCTTGACGCCAACGCGGTCGCGCACAAGCCACAGCCGGCGCTGTGGCTTGTCCCACACGGCGTAGGCGAAGATGCCCTCGACGCGCTGCGCGGCTCCCAGGACTCCGTAGCGCGCAGTCGCCTCCACCAGCACCTCGGTGTCCGAGTGGCCGCGAAACGTGTGCCCCTGGCGCTCGAGCTCGCGGCGCAGCGCGTCCAGGCCGTAGAGCTCACCGTTGTAGGTGACGACGAAGCGCGCATCGGCCGAGGCCATCGGCTGGGCACCCATGGGCGACAGGTCGCGGATGGAGAGGCGCGTGTGCGCCAGCACCAACCCGGCGTCGGGGTCGATGAACGCCCGCCCGTCGGGCGGCGCTGCAACGCGCTCTGCATGCGCATGGCGACCTGCCGCAGCGCGTCAGGGCCGAGCGCGCTCTGCCACAGGCCTGCGATACCGCACATCAGAGCGCTCCCGACATCGGACGCATGGCCGCCTTAGCCAAGTGCGAGCGGCGCATCCGCCGCCGCCTCCGTTGTGCGCGCCTTCTGCGGGGCCGCTGGCACCAAGTGGAGCGAATAGGCTGAGAAGACGACGTAGAAATAGAAGGGCATCATGGGCAAGCGATAGCGAGAGAGGGTCCCGAGGTTGGTGGCGGCGAGCCCAACGGCCAGGGAGAAGAGGAGCACGAACACTACGGAGGCGATGATGTCGGGGGAGCGCCAGGCCCATCGCACGAGCTCCCGTCTCCCCGTTCGAGCGAAGGCGATGACGATCAAGTAGAGGATGGCTGTCGTCTCCACGCTGTTCACCAACATCATCGCGCTCCGCGACTCGAAGACGAACGGGCGCAGGAGAGCCGTCATGATGGTGTAGGGCGCGTCGAGTGCCAGTCCGAGGGCCCCCCCCTGCCCACCGCCGCTCGCCTCATCGCGAAACGAGGACCCCCCGGGGTCGGACAAGATGGACAGCTCCTGCTGCCGTGTGATGGACTCAGTCACCGTGTCGAGCGCGTAGCGTGGGTAAAGCTCACCGAGGAGCAGCAATATGCCCATGGTGGCCGCTCCGCCCAGCAGCAAGACGACGGGCCGGATGCGCACGCCGCCGCCGCGCGTCGCTGCTCGGTGCCAATAGAAGTACGTTCCGGCCGCCGCAGCGAGAGGGAACAGGACATAGGGTTTGAAGAGGCCCACAGTCGCTCCTCCGACAACGACCAGGAGGACACCCGAAAGAGTGCGGTTCGTTCGGATTCGACCCCCGCCCAGCACGATCAGACCCATCCCAATCAGAGCAAACGACTCCTTCTGAAAGGAGCTGGTCCAGAAGATCAAAGACGGCACCAAGAACGTGGACCAGAGGGCGCTCGTTCGCCGTTGGACCGGCACCAATTGCTCCAAGCCAGCCCAGAGGCAGGCCTGACCCGCGGCCGACAGCGTCGCGACGATAATGCTCCCTGCCCACAACGACTCTGTCAGCAGACCGACCAGCGCCCCCACGGCGATCATGCTCGCGGTCGAGGTCCCTGAACCGTGCACGGTGGCTGGGAGTTCGTACGGTAGTTGCAGCAAGACGCGCAGCAGCTGCGGGAGGTGCCGTCCCATGTCGTACTCAACGTACCGCATGAAGAACACGCCGTGCCGGTGATAACCAAGAAGATCACCGCCGCCGTAGTAGAACTTGTAGACCGCGACAATCGCAAACGCACCGCACGCGTGTGCATACCAGCAGTACATGGCGACTCTTCGGTCGCCTGCCGGCCAACTTGCGACGCCCCATGCGAACGCCGCACCGCACAGCAACAGCGCCGCCACGCACTGCCCGACGTCCATCATGTTCATCTGCCGGCCACTATGCTGCGCCACTGCGGAGGGCGCAACGCTGGGGTCCGTCCAGCGGCGCCGGCCCCCATGTTGGCCGCGCGACGCTTGCCGCCCGGCGAGAAACGCAATAGAGCAGCGCAGGAGTAACGAAATGACTGCACAGCACGAGAAGGTGGCCGTCATCGGCCTTGGTTATGTGGGACTCCCTGTCGCGGTGGGCTTCGCCCGCGAGTTCCCGGGCACCGTTGGCTTCGATATCGACCAGTCGCGCATCACCGAGCTGCGCGCTCACCAGGACCGCACGCGCGAGTTCGAGCCCGCCGAGCTCGCTGCCTCCTCGCTCACGGTCAGTGACGACGCGAGCGTCCTCGCCGACGCCACCTTCTACATCATCACCGTTCCCACCCCGATCGACGACGACCGCCGCCCGGATCTCGGCGCCCTGCGCGCTGCCTCCCGCAGCGTCGCGCCACACCTGAAGCGCGGCGACATCGTGGTCTACGAGTCGACCGTGTACCCGGGCGCCACCGAGGAGGTCTGCGGGCCGATCCTCGAAGCCGGCTCAGGCCTCAAGGCCGGCGTCGACTTCAGCCTGGGGTACTCCCCCGAGCGCATCAACCCGGGTGACCGCGAGCACCGCCTCGAGAGCATCACCAAGGTGGTCTCTGGCGACACCCCCGAGTCCCTCGCCCGGGTCGCCGCAGCGTACGGCGCCGTGGTGCACGCCGGCATCCACCAGGCCCCCAGCATCAAGGTGGCCGAGGCCGCCAAGGTCATCGAGAACACCCAGCGCGACCTCAACATCGCGCTCATGAACGAACTCGCCACCATCTTCGACCGCATGGGCATCTCCACGCGCGACGTGCTGGACGCCGCCTCCACCAAGTGGAACTTCCTGCGCTTCAGCCCGGGCCTCGTGGGCGGCCACTGCATCGGCGTGGACCCGTACTACCTCATGGCCAAGGCCGAGCGCCTGGGGCTCCACCCGCAGGTCATCACGGCCGGCCGGCGCATCAACGACAGCATGGGTGCCTTCGTGGGCCGGCGCACCGTGGAGCTGCTGGCCGACGCGCGCTCCACCATCGTGGGCGCACGCGTGGTCATCCTGGGGCTCACCTTCAAGGAAGACGTGCCGGATCTTCGCAACAGCCGCGTCCCGGATGTCATCGCCGAGCTTCGCAAGTTCGGCATCGAGCCGCTGGTGCATGATCCGCTCGCGTCCCCGGCCGAGGCCCTGCACGAGTACGGCATCACCCTCGCCGGCAGCATCCCGGGCGACGCCGACGTGGTCATCCTGGCGGTGCCACACCGCGAATACCTGGTGAGCCACGGCGCCCCCGTGATGGCCGCCCTGCGCAGCCCGGATCAGGGCCTAGTGGTGGACATCAAGGCCCGCCTCGACCGCACCACCCTGCCCGCTGGCCTCCAGTACTGGGAAGCTCTGAGCCACATGACCGTCATCGTCACCGGCGCCGCCGGCTTCATCGGCTCGCACGTGGCCACCCGCCTGCTCGAGCGCGGCGAGCGCGTGGTGGGCGTGGACAACATGAATGACTACTACGACCCGTCGCTCAAGCGGGCACGGCTGGCGCGGCTAGAACGCCTGGGCGGTGACTTCTCGCTGCACGAGATCTCGGTCGAAGACAACGAGGCCCTCACGCGCGCCTTCGACGCCGCCAAGCCCACCAAGGTGGTGCACCTCGCCGCGCAGGCCGGCGTCCGCTACTCCATCGAGAACCCAGCGGCCTATGTGCAGTCCAACCTGGTGGGCTTCGGCAACATCCTCGAGCTGAGCAAACGCCACCAGCTCCAGCACCTGGTCTATGCCTCCAGCAGCTCGGTCTACGGCAACCACACCCACATGCCCTTCAGCGTGCGTGACTCCGTGGACCACCCCATGAGCCTCTACGCGGCCTCCAAGAAGGCCAACGAGCTCATGGCCCACGCCTACAGCCACCTCTTCCGCCTGCCCACCACGGGCCTGCGCTTCTTCACGGTCTATGGGCCCTGGGGCCGCCCCGACATGGCGCTGTTCCTGTTCACCAAGGCCATGCTGGCTGGTCAGCCGGTCCCGGTGTTCAACCACGGCGTCATGAGCCGCGACTTCACGTACATCGATGACATCGTGGAGGGCGTCATCCGCACGCTGGACGCACCACCGGAGCCCGACCCCACCTGGAACCCCGAGGACCCGAGCCCGGCCACCAGCTCCGCGCCGTATCGGGTGTTCAACATCGGCAACGGCAACCCCTCCGAGCTGCTGGACATGATCCGCCTGATCGAAGAAAACCTGGGCATCAAGGCCACCCTCGACATGCTCCCCATGCAGCCGGGTGACGTACCGGCCACCTATGCCGACGTGGCCGAGCTGCGCGACGCGGTGGGGTTCACCCCCAACACCAGCCTGGCCGTGGGCATCGAGCGCTTCGTGCGCTGGTACCGCGAGTACTACGCCGTCTGATCAGAACACGCGCCGGGGCACGTTGATGATGTCTCCGGCGCCGAGCGGCACCTCGGCCGCCGACCCGACGTGATCTCGTCCACGGGCACGCGAAAGCGCTGCAGCTCGCCATCCACCCGGCGGCTGAGCGTGGTGCCGTTGCGGTCGGCCATGTCGCTGAAGCCACCCGCCAGAGAGATGACCTGTACCAACGTCAAGCCCGAGCTCACTGGGAAGTTCCCTGGCGTGGCCACCGCGCCCACCACACTCACGCGCTTCGAGAAGTATTCTTGAACGAAGACCGACACCTGCGGGTCACGCAGCAGCTGTCGGGTGCGAAGCTCGTTCTCGACCAACCGCGCCACAGCAGCCGGCTCGAGACCCGCCACATTGATCTGGCCCACGAGCGGGAAGTCGATGGTCCCGTCTTGACCCACTCGGTACGTCGCCGAGAGCGTCTCTTCGTTGAAGACACGCACGTCGAACACATCGCTAGCGCCCAGCGTGCTGTCGTTGGTGGATGGCGGCGGAATGGTCCCGGTGTCCACCGGACCGCGGCATGCGCTGGCAGCAAGCGCCCAGCGCAGACGCCATCAGTAGAAGACGCGCAGGCCGAGCCATACCTGGAACTTGCTGAACCCAGCGCCCGGGTCCACCAGCGGAGCACCGAGCTCGGCGTACGTGAAGTCGTGAAGTCGGCCAGGTACTCGATATGCAGCGTGATCGCCAGCCATTGGGTGGCACGGTACTCAGCGTAGACGTCCGTGAGCAGGCGCCACGCCTCACGAGACTCCTGCGACCCAAGCAGCGTCATGCCGTCGGCTGCGAGTGCGGTTCCCGTAACACTGCGGGTGGCCGAGAAGTCGATGCCGGTCGCGAAGACGCCACCCAGGATGAGCTGGCCGCCCAGATACATGCGGTCGTGGCGAGCATAGTTGCCAATGAACGACTGGTTGAAGCGGCGCTGATAGCCCAGCTTCAGCTGCAGGTTGTCGCGGGGCTGGAAGCGCCCCTCGAAGCGCGCGGTGACCGCATCACGGCCAACGCCATAGGCAGAGCCATCGTCGAAGAAGCCGGACGAGTAGCCGAGCATGCCGGTTACGGACACCGCTGGGGTGACCGCGCCGTTGAGGCCGACTTCTTGCCGGATGCGCCAACCGTCAGACACCAACGACCCTGCCCCCGCCTCCTCGTCGAAGCTCACGCGCTCCACTTGCCCTTCGTAGACAAAGCCGGTCTGAGGAAGGAACTCCCAATACACCCCGGTGCGAATCGCGTGTGTCAGCGAGCCAGCGTAGCTGAACTCGCCTGGACCGCGGTCTTCGAAGAAGTCCCAACCCAGCTGATAGCCAACGAACGCGCGCAACACGTCGCTCTCAGAGCGAAACCTCAACTCAGCGTCCACCGTGTTGTTGTCCCGCGCGTAGCGCAGGTTGGGCAGACCATCCACGAACGGTCGGACGGTCCGCGTGAAGCGGTCCGCCAAACGGAACGACACCTTGGCGTCCGGCCGGAAGTGGGCTTCGACGTCGGCTCCCAAACCGACGTTGTCACGCCCTGAATCGGCGAAGAAGTGGAAGAAGCTTGCCTGCACCCCGCCGTTGAACACTACCACGGGGTTGGTGTCTTCCTCCTGACGCGTGGTCGCCCGCAGATGCGCCGTGAGGCGCATCAGCAAGCTGTCGTTCGCATTCGTGTCCTCCAGATACACATTGCTGTCGTACCCGAACTCAGCCCCGAACCCCATGTGGAGCGTCAGCGGGCCCGTCTGGAAGCCTGGCCCCTGGCTAGCCTGGCGATCGCCGAGCCAGCCCTGAGCGGCAGCGCCGCTGGGCAAGCCCACGATCCCGAGCAACATCGAAAGTAAGGTGATCTTCGCGCAGTGGCGCATAACTCAGCTCGTTTCCCCCGGGGCCACCGCTGCGGTTACACCCTCGCCGGGTGCTGCAGAGTGCGTCGCCCCCTACTCGGTCACATGGTGCCGCTGGCGGGCGGTGGAATGTATGGCACGGGGAGCGTGAGCTCGTCC is a window from the Sandaracinaceae bacterium genome containing:
- a CDS encoding polysaccharide biosynthesis/export family protein yields the protein MDTGTIPPPSTNDSTLGASDVFDVRVFNEETLSATYRVGQDGTIDFPLVGQINVAGLEPAAVARLVENELRTRQLLRDPQVSVFVQEYFSKRVSVVGAVATPGNFPVSSGLTLVQVISLAGGFSDMADRNGTTLSRRVDGELQRFRVPVDEITSGRRPRCRSAPETSSTCPGACSDQTA
- a CDS encoding NAD-dependent epimerase yields the protein MSHMTVIVTGAAGFIGSHVATRLLERGERVVGVDNMNDYYDPSLKRARLARLERLGGDFSLHEISVEDNEALTRAFDAAKPTKVVHLAAQAGVRYSIENPAAYVQSNLVGFGNILELSKRHQLQHLVYASSSSVYGNHTHMPFSVRDSVDHPMSLYAASKKANELMAHAYSHLFRLPTTGLRFFTVYGPWGRPDMALFLFTKAMLAGQPVPVFNHGVMSRDFTYIDDIVEGVIRTLDAPPEPDPTWNPEDPSPATSSAPYRVFNIGNGNPSELLDMIRLIEENLGIKATLDMLPMQPGDVPATYADVAELRDAVGFTPNTSLAVGIERFVRWYREYYAV